The genomic window GCTCAGTTAGTGTTAACCGATACAGAGCTCACATTGGATGTTCCTTTCTATAAAGTGCAGTTATCCCGTGCGGATTTATTGTCCGCCGAGGCGCGTATAGTCGATTTGCGGCAAGAGGGGCATTTAACGCCGAGGTTTAAAACGAACGGCATAGGCATGCCTGGGTTTCAATTGGGCTGGTTTAATTTGCAGGGAAAAGGTAGAGCATTTTTGGCAATAACAGATCAGTCACAATTAGTGTTAGTACCAACGACTAAAGGCTACAGTTTATTACTGACAGTGCCGCAAGGGATTGAATTTTTAACACAATTACAGAAGTGATTATGCCATCACTTCTGTAACTGTTTTATCGGCGTGATAATGTTTACGCCGTTTTGCGTTTATAGGCCATATCTAAGGTAAAGACGAGCAGCGCGCTCCAGATAAAGCCGAAGGTTACGCCTTTTTCGGCATCGAAGGGCTCATTAAACAGGCTCACTGCGAGGATAAACATAATGCTCGGACCGATATATTGGAAAAAACCGAGCATAGATAGTGGAATGCGAACCGCCGCCCCCGCAAAACACAGCAGCGGAATCGTGGTCACAATCCCCGCAGCGATAAGCAGTAAGTTTAAGTGCCAATCATTTGTTAGCATGTTGGCGGTTGCGGTATCCAGCGTTGCAATAAGATAAATTAACGCAACCGGTAATAGCACTGCTGTTTCAACTAATAAGCCAGCCTTGGCGTCCACATTGACCTTCTTTCGCAGCAGTGCATAGAAGCCAAAGGTGCCGGCGAGTGCCAGTGAGACAATGGGAATTGAGCCAAATGAGATTAGCTGGATCAACACGCCTGCGCTGGCAAGTGCGACCGCAAACCATTGCAATTTACGTAACCTTTCCCCTAAAAACAGCATGCCGAGCAATACATTCAACAGTGGGTTGATAAAGTAGCCTAAGCTGGCATCGAGCATATGATCGTTATTCACCGCCCAAATAAATAGCAACCAATTCCCTGCGATTAAGATAGAGGTAATGGCGAGTACTATCAGCTGTTTAGGTTGTTTGAATAACAAGCGTAGTCGAGAAAATCCGCCGATAAATTGCATGATGATCAACATAAACACAAATGACCAAATGACGCGGTGGAGCAATATTTCGGTGGCGGAAACATGGTGGAGTAACTTGAAATATAAAGGCGCAAAACCCCACATACAGTATGCACTGACGGCGAGTAGGATCCCTTTGCGGTATTCAAAATCTGGCATGAGATATCTTCGAAGGACAACGAGACCGCGATTGTAGGTGTGTCTGTCTAATGACTCAAGGAATTCGCTGGGTTCTTTCGTTACAGAATATCTCTATTAAGGGATTGAACTGATGATTTTAGATTGTAACAAAATGATTAATAAAGATATTTACATCAGTCTGCTTGGATTTTTTCCCTAGATGAGCATCGCGAGTGAGCCCGCTAACCTACCATATAAGTCCCTGTCCCAAAAGCGATATGCGTGCCTTGCTCATTATGCAATTCCATGCGACATACTGAGACTCGATTACCCGCACGGATGACGCTACCCGTGCCCGTAAAAGTGAGGCCGCGCCCAGGACGTAGATAATCGACCCGCATATCAATCGTCCCTAGTGTTTGCAGGCGTTGCTGTAATTCTTCGATGGTCCAATCATCACGGCTGGCGACTAAGCCTGCAAAAGCTGTGAGTCCA from Shewanella putrefaciens includes these protein-coding regions:
- a CDS encoding PH domain-containing protein; its protein translation is MTPQIFELAPLAQTSILSFIILLLGLSGLLFMLWLKQMPIVTKFASLGLLLTMLGGFSWVFYQSSHAQLVLTDTELTLDVPFYKVQLSRADLLSAEARIVDLRQEGHLTPRFKTNGIGMPGFQLGWFNLQGKGRAFLAITDQSQLVLVPTTKGYSLLLTVPQGIEFLTQLQK
- the rarD gene encoding EamA family transporter RarD, with protein sequence MPDFEYRKGILLAVSAYCMWGFAPLYFKLLHHVSATEILLHRVIWSFVFMLIIMQFIGGFSRLRLLFKQPKQLIVLAITSILIAGNWLLFIWAVNNDHMLDASLGYFINPLLNVLLGMLFLGERLRKLQWFAVALASAGVLIQLISFGSIPIVSLALAGTFGFYALLRKKVNVDAKAGLLVETAVLLPVALIYLIATLDTATANMLTNDWHLNLLLIAAGIVTTIPLLCFAGAAVRIPLSMLGFFQYIGPSIMFILAVSLFNEPFDAEKGVTFGFIWSALLVFTLDMAYKRKTA
- a CDS encoding thioesterase family protein → MTTQIQAEVLKRVAEVFDKHVPFHNLLGLDIKRYDIDGVEVVINMKPELIGNIHQQILHGGVTATVLDVVGGLTAFAGLVASRDDWTIEELQQRLQTLGTIDMRVDYLRPGRGLTFTGTGSVIRAGNRVSVCRMELHNEQGTHIAFGTGTYMVG